A window from Plectropomus leopardus isolate mb chromosome 3, YSFRI_Pleo_2.0, whole genome shotgun sequence encodes these proteins:
- the adcyap1r1b gene encoding pituitary adenylate cyclase-activating polypeptide type I receptor, which translates to MSAANISPRILALLLLLLPSISIQQVPSNCVIKREQEKCLEMMASDDPRNDPDYGCPWMWDNLTCWQPARIGEVVEVNCPELFSQFMSEEDYELGKVSRNCTEFGWSENFPHYVDACLSEEGNGSHPELYYVAVKALYTVGYSTSLVSLTTAMVILCRFRKLHCTRNFIHMNLFVSFILRAISVFIKDGVLYAKEDSEHCFIHTVACRAVMIFFHYCVLSNYFWLFIEGLYLFTLLVETFFPEKRYFYWYIIIGWGTPTVCVTIWAVLKLHFDDLGCWDMNDNAAIWWVIKGPVLASIMINFVLFIGIIIILVQKLQSPDIGGNESSIYLRLARSTLLLIPLFGIHYTVFAFSPENVSKKERLVFELGLGSFQGFVVAVLYCFLNGEVQSEIKRKWRSWTVNRYFAVDLKHRHPSLASSGVNGGTQLSILSKSSSQIRMSSLQAETPAT; encoded by the exons ATTTCCATCCAACAGGTGCCCTCTAACTGCGTGATCAAGAGGGAACAGGAGAAATGCCTGGAAATGATGGCGTCGGACGATCCTAGGAACGATCCAGATTATG GCTGTCCATGGATGTGGGACAACCTGACGTGTTGGCAGCCTGCCAGGATCGGTGAGGTGGTCGAAGTCAACTGTCCCGAACTCTTCTCTCAGTTCATGAGTGAAGAAGACTACG AGCTGGGGAAAGTGAGTCGTAACTGCACTGAATTTGGCTGGTCAGAGAACTTCCCTCATTATGTCGATGCTTGCCTGTCTGAGGAAGGAAACGGTAGCCATCCG GAGCTGTACTACGTAGCGGTAAAGGCTCTGTACACGGTGGGCTACAGCACTTCTTTGGTCTCCCTCACCACGGCCATGGTCATCCTCTGCAGGTTCAG GAAGCTGCACTGTACCAGGAACTTCATCCACATGAACCTATTTGTGTCGTTCATCTTGAGAGCTATTTCAGTCTTCATCAAAGACGGCGTGCTGTATGCCAAAGAGGACAGCGAGCACTGCTTCATACACACT GTGGCGTGTCGAGCAGTGATGATATTTTTCCATTACTGCGTCCTTTCTAATTACTTCTGGCTCTTCATTGAGGGTCTGTACCTCTTTACTTTACTGGTGGAGACCTTCTTTCCTGAAAAGAGATACTTCTACTGGTACATCATCATTGGATGGG GAACCCCCACAGTGTGTGTGACCATCTGGGCGGTGCTGAAGCTACATTTTGATGATTTAGG GTGTTGGGATATGAATGACAACGCTGCCATCTGGTGGGTGATCAAAGGACCTGTGCTGGCCTCTATTATG atcAACTTTGTGCTCTTCATtggcatcatcatcatcctggTGCAGAAGTTACAGTCCCCAGATATTGGTGGAAATGAGTCCAGTATTTATTT GAGGTTGGCCCGCTCTACTCTGCTACTGATTCCTCTGTTTGGGATCCACTACACTGTGTTTGCCTTCTCCCCTGAGAATGTCAGCAAGAAAGAGCGTCTGGTGTTTGAGCTCGGCCTCGGATCCTTCCAG gGCTTTGTGGTGGCCGTCCTCTACTGCTTCCTAAATGGAGAG GTGCAATCGGAGATCAAGAGGAAATGGCGCAGCTGGACGGTGAACAGGTACTTTGCTGTGGACCTGAAGCACCGGCATCCTTCGCTGGCGAGCAGTGGGGTGAACGGGGGCACGCAGCTGTCGATCCTCAGCAAGAGCAGCTCGCAGATCCGCATGTCCAGCCTGCAGGCGGAGACCCCGGCCACCTGA